The nucleotide window TGATGATCGCGGCGATCGCGTCGCCCTTGACGAACTTGGAGCCGCCGTCCATCGCACCGTAGAAGTCGGCCTCGGCGGCGACGTCGGCGCGGCGCTGCTTCGCCTCGGCCTCGTCGATCAGCCCGGCGTTCAGGTCGGCGTCGATCGCCATTTGCTTGCCGGGCATGGCATCGAGGGTGAAGCGCGCACCGACCTCGGCGACGCGCTCGGCGCCCTTCGTCACCACCACGATCTGCACGATGATCAGGATCATGAAGATCACCAGGCCGATGACGAGCGAGCCGCCGACCACGAAACTGCCGAACGCGTGGATGACCTTGCCGGCGTCGCCGTCGCGCAGCACCAGCCGGGTGGCGCTGATGTTGAGCGCGAGCCGGAACAGCGTGGCGACAAGCAGCAGGGCCGGGAAGATGGAGAAGTCGAGGGGCCGCTGAACGAACATGGCGATCAGCAGGATGAGCAGGGCGCCGGTGATGTTGAGCGCGATCAGCATGTCGAGCAGGAAGGTCGGCAGGGGTACGACCATCATGACGATGATGCCGATGACCCCGATGGGCACGGCGAGCTTGCTGAGGTTGCGGTTCTTCACAGCACCCCCTCCACCTGCTGATACTCCCGCAGCGATGGGTATGATGTGAGGAAATCTCCCAGATTGGGAGCATGCCGCCCTAATCCGCAGTGGCAACCGAATTGGCGGGTCAGGCGGCGGCCGCCGTCGGGTTCGGGTTGCGGTGCAGACCGGCCGCCGAGCCCCTCGCCTTGAGGCTCATCACGAACGCCAGCACCTTGGCCACCGCGCCGAAGAACTCCGCCGGGATCTCCATGCCGACCTCGACGCTCTTCTCCAGGGCACGGGCCAGCGCCACGTCCTGGACCATCGGGATCCGGTTCTCGCTGGCCAGTTCACGGATCTTCAGGGCGATCGCGCCCTGGCCCTTGGCGATCACCCGCGGCGCGCCCTTCTCGGCGTCGTAACGCAGGGCGACGGCGACGTGGGTCGGGTTCACCAGCACCACGTCGGCGGTCGGCACGTCGGCCATCTGGCGGTTGCGGGCCATGGCCATCTGCCTGGCCCGGATCTGCCCCTTGACGTGCGGGTCGCCCTCGGTGTTCTTGTTCTCCTGCTTGACCTCCTCCTTGCTCATCCGCAGCTGCTTGTTGGTGCGCCGGCGGACCACGAAGTAGTCGGCCGCGGCCATCACGATGCCGGCGACGGCCGCGGCCCGGATCAGCGACAGCACGGCGTCGTTGATCACGCCGAGCAGCGAGCCGATCTGCAACCGTCCCGCGGTCATCAGCACCGGCACGATGTCCTTCATCGTCATGTACAGGACGCCGGCCAGCACGGCGGTCTTGATCAGCGCCTTGGTGCCCTCCCAGAGCGACTGCGGCCCGAACATCCGCTTGATGCCGGGCAGCGGGTTGAGCCGGCTGAACTTCGGGACGAACAGCTTGGTGGCGACCCGGATTCCGCCCTGCGCGGCGGCCGCGGCGATGCCGACCACCATCATCGTGAGCGCGAGGGGCAGCACCGCCCAGCCGGCGCTCATCAGGCCGTCCTTGAGGATGTCGAGCGCGATCTGCGGGTCCGGGTCGGCGATGACGTCCGGGACCTTGGCCATCAGCTCGCGGGAGTGGTCCATCGCCGAACCCAGGGTCCGCGGCAGCATGATGCTGGCCGCCAGCATGCCGACCCAGGCGCCGATGTCCTGGCTGCGCCCGATCTGGCCTTCCTTCTTGGCCTTCTTCAGCTTCTGCGGTGTCGGCTGTTCGGTCTTCTCCCCGGCCACGGATCACCCCCCGCTCAGCCTGACGACCGCGACGACCGCCTGGTCGACCAGCTCGTCCAGGGCGCGGGGCAGGATCGCGATCGCCGTGCCGGACAGGGTGAGGGTCAGCAGGATCTTCGCCGGGAAGCCGAGCTGGAACGCGTTGAGCGCGGGCGCCACGCGGTTCAGCAGACCGAACGCGACATCGGTGAGGAACAGGACGGCGATCAGCGGGCCGGCGATCTGCAACGCGGCCAGGAACATCTCGCCGATGCCCTGGGTCAGCACCTTGCCGAGGGTCTCGAGGGAGAAGGTCGCGTCCAGCGGCAGCGTCTCGTACGAGTGCAGGAACCCCCGCAGGATCATCTGGTGTCCGTCGCTGGCGAAGAGCAGGGTCACCGCGAGGAGGTTGTAGAAGCGGCCGAAGATCGAGCTCTGGTTCTGCGACATCGGGTCGTACGCGGAGGCCAGGGCGAAACCGCCGAAGAGGTCCAGCAGGTCGCCGGCCGCCTGGATGGCGGCGAAGTAGAGGTAGGTGATGAA belongs to Amorphoplanes digitatis and includes:
- the fliR gene encoding flagellar biosynthetic protein FliR, with product MNWDVPISEILAVMLGATRCGAWLMLCPPFNSRLIPTQIKVLLSIGLALPMAPFLTASTPSLETSAIIGSAALQVFVGAALGFITYLYFAAIQAAGDLLDLFGGFALASAYDPMSQNQSSIFGRFYNLLAVTLLFASDGHQMILRGFLHSYETLPLDATFSLETLGKVLTQGIGEMFLAALQIAGPLIAVLFLTDVAFGLLNRVAPALNAFQLGFPAKILLTLTLSGTAIAILPRALDELVDQAVVAVVRLSGG
- a CDS encoding EscU/YscU/HrcU family type III secretion system export apparatus switch protein encodes the protein MAGEKTEQPTPQKLKKAKKEGQIGRSQDIGAWVGMLAASIMLPRTLGSAMDHSRELMAKVPDVIADPDPQIALDILKDGLMSAGWAVLPLALTMMVVGIAAAAAQGGIRVATKLFVPKFSRLNPLPGIKRMFGPQSLWEGTKALIKTAVLAGVLYMTMKDIVPVLMTAGRLQIGSLLGVINDAVLSLIRAAAVAGIVMAAADYFVVRRRTNKQLRMSKEEVKQENKNTEGDPHVKGQIRARQMAMARNRQMADVPTADVVLVNPTHVAVALRYDAEKGAPRVIAKGQGAIALKIRELASENRIPMVQDVALARALEKSVEVGMEIPAEFFGAVAKVLAFVMSLKARGSAAGLHRNPNPTAAAA